In one window of Bombus fervidus isolate BK054 chromosome 4, iyBomFerv1, whole genome shotgun sequence DNA:
- the LOC139986994 gene encoding UPAR/Ly6 domain-containing protein crok yields the protein MSSRLTWMLIIFGLVVLSQSGLALRCWDCASNNNVLCGDPLNITEHQAAFYTKLCETGSYEPVKHVCRKIVKRENNERVVIRQCSTLNVDEADITDGPCSTTMTSGRSIIESCHICSTDLCNSATGASISQSLLVVALAIIGYRSLQSKYGIL from the exons ATGTCCTCCAGATTAACATGGATGTTGATCATCTTCGGTCTGGTTGTCCTTTCGCAATCAG GTTTAGCTTTACGATGTTGGGATTGCGCTTCCAATAATAATGTACTGTGTGGTGATCCACTGAACATTACAGAACATCAAGCGGCGTTTTATACGAAACTCTGTGAAACTGGATCTTACGAACCCGTAAAACATGTATGCAGGAAAATTGTGAAAAGAG AAAATAACGAACGAGTAGTAATACGCCAGTGTTCTACATTGAACGTCGATGAAGCAGACATCACCGATGGTCCTTGCAGCACTACAATGACTTCAGGTCGAAGCATAATCGAATCCTGCCATATTTGTAGTACTGACCTCTGTAATTCCGCGACGGGCGCGTCGATTTCGCAATCGCTGCTCGTCGTTGCTCTAGCCATTATCGGCTATCGTTCTCTCCAATCGAAATACGGTATCCTGTAA